The Verrucomicrobium spinosum DSM 4136 = JCM 18804 genome includes a region encoding these proteins:
- a CDS encoding DUF899 domain-containing protein: protein MSTNTIESPSPQPQTAVESPLSSHEIVSRAEWIEARKALIKKEKAAAQVQDELAEERRKLPWVKVEKNYVFDTPTGKKSLADLFAGNSQLIVYHFMFGPGWKEGCPGCSFMVDHFDGPHIHLFHHDVTLIAVSRATLPELEEYKTRMGWKFPWVSAHDTDFNQDYHVSATEGDKARGKMEYNFEETDLEIDELPGVSVFYKDDHGNVFHTYSDYARTTESLLGAYHFLDITPKGSNENGPNFNLGDWVKRRDEYSAPTSGTPACCSNPPTDR, encoded by the coding sequence CTCTCGCGCCGAGTGGATCGAAGCCCGCAAGGCGTTGATCAAGAAGGAAAAAGCTGCCGCGCAGGTGCAGGATGAACTGGCAGAGGAACGCCGCAAACTCCCGTGGGTGAAAGTGGAGAAGAACTATGTCTTTGACACCCCAACAGGAAAAAAATCATTGGCCGACCTCTTCGCCGGCAACAGCCAGCTCATTGTGTACCACTTCATGTTTGGTCCGGGCTGGAAGGAAGGCTGTCCGGGCTGCTCCTTTATGGTGGACCACTTCGATGGACCACACATCCATCTCTTCCATCATGACGTGACCCTCATCGCCGTGTCGCGTGCAACGCTGCCTGAGCTGGAGGAATACAAAACCCGCATGGGCTGGAAGTTTCCCTGGGTGTCCGCACATGATACGGATTTCAATCAGGACTATCACGTCTCCGCCACCGAGGGGGACAAGGCGCGAGGAAAAATGGAGTACAACTTCGAGGAAACAGACCTGGAGATCGACGAACTGCCCGGCGTGAGCGTCTTCTACAAGGACGATCACGGCAACGTCTTCCACACCTATTCAGACTACGCCCGCACCACGGAGTCACTGCTGGGAGCGTACCACTTCCTCGATATCACGCCAAAAGGCAGCAACGAAAACGGGCCCAACTTCAATCTGGGGGACTGGGTCAAGCGGCGCGATGAATACTCCGCGCCAACCTCAGGGACGCCAGCCTGCTGTAGCAATCCCCCGACGGACCGGTGA